One part of the Sorangiineae bacterium MSr11954 genome encodes these proteins:
- a CDS encoding LysR substrate-binding domain-containing protein — translation MSGRLLDLPPLDLVRSFVAVGRCMSITLAAEELCVTQSAVSRQVRALEEFLGCPLFVRGHRSIAFTEEGQRFFRTADIGLEQLGDAVAALRPARGEHAVALTTTIGVMSLWILPRIGAFQAAHPDVELRLVTATRLVDLEREPIDLAIRYHADAEPPPSAVRLFGEELVPAAHPSLRIEELEERDQLGKQVLLEFDDPSHPELSWSRWLSARGLGPVKKLGPGRVLRFNQYDQVVHAALAGHGVALGRLALIEPLLRDGRLARATRSPPVPVAYGYWLLARTRPISRHAGVVRAWILAEAHQTRTRALGARKSGSEGATSKAEYQASKLRTVRVR, via the coding sequence ATGTCAGGACGCCTGCTCGATCTGCCGCCGCTCGATCTGGTCCGGAGCTTCGTCGCCGTCGGGCGGTGCATGAGCATCACCCTCGCGGCCGAGGAGCTCTGCGTGACGCAATCGGCGGTGAGCCGTCAGGTGCGCGCGCTCGAGGAGTTTCTAGGCTGCCCGCTGTTCGTGCGCGGCCACCGCAGCATCGCCTTCACCGAGGAGGGCCAGCGGTTCTTTCGCACGGCCGACATCGGGCTCGAGCAGCTGGGCGACGCGGTGGCCGCGCTTCGGCCCGCGCGCGGGGAGCACGCGGTGGCGCTCACCACCACCATCGGGGTCATGTCGCTCTGGATCCTCCCGCGCATCGGCGCCTTCCAGGCCGCGCACCCCGATGTGGAGCTCCGCTTGGTCACCGCCACGCGCCTGGTCGATCTCGAGCGCGAGCCCATCGATCTGGCCATCCGCTACCACGCGGACGCGGAGCCGCCGCCGTCGGCCGTCCGCCTCTTTGGCGAGGAGCTGGTGCCCGCGGCGCACCCTTCGCTGCGCATCGAGGAGCTGGAGGAGCGCGACCAGCTCGGCAAGCAGGTGCTGCTCGAGTTCGACGATCCTTCGCACCCCGAGCTCTCGTGGTCCCGCTGGCTGTCGGCGCGGGGCCTCGGTCCCGTCAAGAAGCTGGGCCCGGGGCGGGTTCTGCGCTTCAACCAGTACGACCAAGTCGTGCACGCCGCGCTGGCGGGGCATGGGGTGGCGCTGGGCCGGCTGGCCCTGATCGAGCCGCTCTTGCGCGATGGACGGCTCGCGCGCGCCACCCGGTCACCGCCCGTGCCCGTGGCCTATGGCTACTGGCTCCTGGCGCGCACCCGGCCCATCAGCCGTCACGCCGGGGTGGTGCGCGCGTGGATCCTGGCCGAGGCTCACCAGACGCGGACCCGCGCGTTGGGCGCGAGGAAGAGCGGATCGGAGGGTGCCACGTCGAAGGCCGAGTACCAAGCGTCCAAGTTGCGGACGGTGAGGGTGCGGTAG
- a CDS encoding M13 family metallopeptidase — protein sequence MLRLRHRPVRFSSLLLTLLAGLAGCGGADAPPAQTAPVATDAPPAPPPAPPAPVAPAPAAHSIDLEAMDRSVRPGADFFLFANGSWYAKTEIPPDRNTTGTSLRVTQEVEQRTRALLEEAAHAGAPAGSIAQRIGDHYASYLDEVTIESRGVAPLAPLLERVAKIKDARALASYLGASLRADVDPLNNTNLHTDHLLGLFVEQDLNDPSRYAPYLLQGGLGMPDRSYYLDETPRMQAARLAYVRYLATILRLAGVKGPDAKAARAFELEKKLASVHATRTESGDVSKGNNPWTRADFAAKAKGLDWNAFFAAAGLEAPAGFIVWHPRAVSGIAALAKSEPLDVWRDYLTARAIDHVTRFLPKAFVEANFGFYGKELRGSQALPPRARVAADLTTKWLPDSVGKVYVERHFPPETKQAVMAMVNEIVGAFGRRIDSLTWMTPATKVKAKEKLATLKVGIGYPDVWRDESGFNVVRGDALGNFERAELFEYKRNLQKLGKPVDRGEWAMPVNIVNAVNLPVRNALNIPAASLGPPYFDPKATAAANYGAVGLTFGHEISHSFDNEGSKFDAKGRFVDWWTPADRAQFDAAAAALAAQFSTYKPFPDAAVDGKLTLSENIADLAGLSAAFDGWRASLGGAPAPVSGGLSGEQQFFLAFAQKWQTKMREPLLRMILTTDGHAPARYRTLTVRNLDAWYSAFDVAPSDPLFLAPNARVRVW from the coding sequence GTGTTGCGCCTTCGTCACCGCCCCGTGCGTTTTTCGTCGCTTCTTCTTACACTCCTTGCAGGACTCGCCGGGTGCGGCGGCGCCGATGCCCCGCCCGCGCAGACGGCGCCGGTGGCCACGGACGCGCCCCCTGCGCCGCCGCCCGCGCCCCCTGCGCCCGTCGCGCCCGCCCCGGCGGCGCACTCCATCGACCTCGAGGCCATGGATCGGTCCGTAAGACCCGGCGCGGACTTTTTCCTGTTCGCCAATGGCAGCTGGTACGCCAAAACGGAAATTCCGCCCGATCGCAATACGACGGGGACCTCCCTTCGCGTGACGCAAGAAGTGGAGCAGCGCACCCGCGCCCTGCTCGAAGAGGCGGCCCACGCGGGCGCACCGGCTGGATCCATCGCGCAGCGCATCGGCGATCATTACGCGAGCTACCTGGACGAGGTGACCATCGAGTCGCGCGGCGTCGCGCCGCTCGCGCCCCTCCTGGAGCGGGTGGCCAAGATCAAGGACGCGCGCGCCCTGGCGAGCTACCTCGGCGCCTCCTTGCGGGCCGACGTCGATCCGCTCAACAACACCAATTTGCACACGGATCATCTGCTCGGGCTCTTCGTCGAGCAGGACTTGAACGATCCCTCCCGCTACGCGCCGTACCTCCTTCAAGGCGGCCTGGGGATGCCCGATCGAAGCTATTACCTGGACGAGACCCCGCGCATGCAAGCGGCGCGGCTGGCCTATGTGCGCTACCTCGCGACCATCCTCCGGCTGGCCGGGGTCAAAGGCCCCGACGCCAAGGCCGCGCGCGCGTTCGAGCTCGAAAAGAAGCTCGCCTCCGTGCACGCCACGCGCACGGAGTCCGGCGATGTCTCCAAGGGAAACAACCCCTGGACGCGCGCCGACTTCGCCGCCAAGGCCAAGGGCCTCGACTGGAACGCCTTCTTTGCCGCGGCGGGGCTGGAGGCGCCGGCGGGCTTCATCGTTTGGCATCCGCGCGCGGTGAGCGGCATCGCCGCGCTGGCCAAGAGCGAGCCCCTGGATGTGTGGCGGGATTACCTCACGGCCCGCGCCATCGATCACGTCACGCGCTTCTTGCCCAAGGCGTTCGTGGAGGCCAACTTCGGCTTTTACGGCAAGGAGCTGCGCGGCTCGCAGGCGCTTCCCCCGCGCGCCCGGGTGGCGGCCGATCTGACGACCAAGTGGCTCCCCGACTCGGTGGGCAAGGTGTACGTCGAGCGCCATTTCCCGCCGGAGACGAAGCAAGCGGTGATGGCCATGGTGAACGAGATCGTGGGCGCCTTCGGGCGCCGGATCGACTCGCTCACGTGGATGACGCCGGCGACCAAGGTCAAGGCCAAGGAAAAGCTCGCGACCTTGAAGGTCGGCATCGGCTACCCCGACGTCTGGCGCGACGAGTCCGGGTTCAACGTGGTGCGTGGGGACGCGCTGGGGAACTTCGAGCGGGCGGAGCTCTTCGAGTACAAGCGCAACCTGCAGAAGCTCGGCAAGCCCGTGGATCGCGGGGAGTGGGCGATGCCGGTGAACATCGTCAACGCCGTGAACCTGCCGGTGCGCAACGCGCTCAACATTCCGGCGGCGTCCCTGGGCCCGCCCTACTTCGATCCCAAGGCCACGGCCGCCGCCAACTATGGAGCGGTCGGCTTGACCTTCGGGCACGAGATCAGCCACTCCTTCGACAACGAGGGCTCGAAGTTCGACGCCAAGGGCCGCTTCGTCGACTGGTGGACCCCGGCCGATCGCGCGCAGTTCGACGCGGCCGCCGCCGCGCTGGCCGCGCAGTTCAGCACCTACAAGCCTTTCCCCGACGCGGCGGTCGATGGAAAGCTCACCTTGAGCGAAAACATCGCCGATCTGGCGGGGCTCTCGGCCGCCTTCGACGGCTGGCGCGCCTCGCTGGGCGGCGCGCCCGCGCCCGTCTCCGGCGGGCTCTCGGGCGAGCAGCAGTTCTTCCTCGCCTTCGCGCAGAAGTGGCAGACCAAGATGCGCGAGCCGCTCCTTCGCATGATCCTCACCACCGACGGGCACGCCCCCGCGCGCTACCGCACCCTCACCGTCCGCAACTTGGACGCTTGGTACTCGGCCTTCGACGTGGCACCCTCCGATCCGCTCTTCCTCGCGCCCAACGCGCGGGTCCGCGTCTGGTGA